The DNA sequence aaatctgtttgctagggaaagattttcacacccttataaagaatgtttagtTCCCCTCTCTTACTAACGTTGGATCTCACATAAGATGTTCTTGCTCTTATTTATAGTGAAGTTTGATTGCTCTCATACAAATTTGCTAAGGAGATCTTTTCACACctttgtaaagaaaaataactcATAAATTTCAGGTCTAAGGGTTTAGGGATTCTATGGACTCACAAATTTTCCTATGGACTCACAAACTTGGAGTCAATCACTTATAAGGACACTCATCTGTGTTGTACCTGTGATTAGTTTTCTGCACAATGATAACAGAGAGCATATGGAAATGGAAGATAATACCAAATTCTCAAACATCGGAGAAAATCATATTCAAGAAACCACCGAACATGTTGAAATCCATCAATCCTTTTATATCTAAAAACAAGATAGATAGTGAAGTGATTCAACTCAACTATGAATGCAttcaacaaatattaaaatccaTGAATCTTAGTTCTTTTAAGgttctccacaatagtatgatattgtccactttaagcataagctttcatggatTTACTTTGGATTTATCCAAAAGGTCTTCATGGATTTACTTTGGGTTTACCCAAAAGGTCTTATGttaatggagataatatttcttacttataaacagatgatctttctcttctcccttccaacaatccacccctcgaataaagtacaccatagagccctCGGAGGTCTATGGAGCCCTTAAACGaaatacaccctttgttcgactcTTGAGTCACTtctgactacaccttcgaggctcacaacttctttatttGACATGTGAGGATTCCATTgacatggctctgataccatgtaaAGAATCACAACCctccacagtggtatgatacTGTCCcatttgagcataagctctcatggctttgtttttctttttttttttacccaaaagGCCGCAtgccaatagagatagtattccttataaactaTGATCTTACGCTTAATTAGCCAACTAGGTCTCCCTCCCAATAACCCTCACCCCtatatactttcaaattttgtataaaaaactaaaataaccCTTTTCATAATATTCATAAACCAAAGGGGAACGAACAGATAAAgtgaataaaacatttaaaactcaaagaataagaaaaaaccaaTGTGAAgcagaaaatgaaatggtaAGACTAAAGGGTGGATATTATCACTTGACATGCATTTAGGAATATTCACCAACAGAGAGGCAGAATATTATGAGTAaacacaataaaataaatacccTATCATCAACTATTAcccctttcctttctttttcctgttTTTATAATCACTAGGGACTAAAAAGAGTTAGCATACCATATAGGATAAGCAGCTAAAACCAAGCTCTGACTTCGAAGCAATGTGAGCTGAATTCCTGTCATGGACCCAAACGGTAATGGGCATCGCCCATGTAATGCCCATCGAAGTAaaaagcagcagcagcagcagcagtgtTGGGATGGTAAAACCCCTCCATACCCATCAACTGTACATCCTCAGACGGCTTCCAATGCCTTTTCCTCTGGTTTATGAACCAATTATTTATCTGTTTCTGATCCAACCCAGTTGATTCCGCTAGCGCCAACTTCTCTGCCTCCTGCCGCCCCCCACACGCACAAATTAACAGTGTTTTTCAGGTTTTGGTTCTTTGAGGCATTTTCACAAACAGGTTGTGtgcaagaacaaaaagaagcaGAGTGACTTACCGATGGGTATGGCCATTTGCTGTGCACTTCCCACCATCTCAGCAGCTCCTGCCTTGCGTCTTTTGGgagctttcccttcttcttcttcttcgaaaGCTCTTGCTTTAGAGTGCTCAGATACCCACTGTACTTCTTTAGTAAGTGATTCTTTAGCTCTCGCTCGTCTGCTCGTGGGTCGATCTGTTCCGTTGCATCTCTTCCACCGTCCCCGCCCTTCTCCAGCTCCTCCTCCGATGATCCCATTCCGTCGCGATTTTCTGTCGCTGCATCTTTAAAATCATCGTcaaatttaatgattaaaatagctttctttaaatatttataaagaaattacatctgtaaaacaaaacaaaacatactTAATGTGATGTGAAGCCACTAATTATTTTGTCTCATAACATTTAATCCCCAATTAAGACTATAATTAAGCATTAAATCCATCTTAAttaaaccaatttttttatttagaaatataggggaaaaaacaaaaagaaggttGAAATCACtatgaaattagggtttttaatttttaatcttttcttcTGACAATGGCTGTTTCGCCCTTTCAATCATAAGGGTAAAAAAATAGTCCATTCCCATAGACAAAATTGGTAACAAAATTGGTAACGAATTAAGtttaccgctagcagatgttgtattttttaggtttttattcTCGAACTCtcctcaatatttttataaacgtGTTAGTTAGGATGAGATTTTCGCACCAATTTTGATCTGCAACAagtgatgtaggatctcacaatccacacacTTAGGGACCAGCGTCCGACTCGCACTTGTTACCTTTCCAACCGACttaggatttcacaatccacatCCTGAGGAGTCAGCGTCCCACTAACACTCGTTAGTTTTTCCAACCGacttgggatctcacaatccaaacccttaggggccagcgtcctaCTAGCACTTGTTACCCTTTCCAACCGActtaggatctcacaatccatacCCTTAAGGGCCAGTGTCCCACTGGCACTCGTTACCCTTTCCAATGAACTTAGGATCTCACCATCCACATCCTTAGGGGCCAGCGTCCCACTAGCACTTATATTACCTGGCACTCATTAccctctctaaccaactaaggatctcacaatccacacccttaagcctagcgtccttgctagcactcgttaccctctccaaccaactaaagatctcacaatccacactcttagggcccaacgtcctttcTAACACTTGTTACTCTCTCCAACCGGCtaaggatctcacaatccacatcTTTAGGGTTCAGGGTTCTCACTAACACTCGttactctctccaaccaactaaagatctcacaatccacacccttagGGCCCTGCATCTTCGCTAACACTCCTTGTTCTCTCAAACCGACACACCCTTAGGGCCCAGCATCTTCCCTAACACTCCTTGTTCTCTTCAACCGAcacgggatctcacaaaatcaAATGGGTTCCATGGTAAAAtcccaaaaaaacaaaaaaacaaaaaaagaaaaagaaaaattgtggatggagaagaagaagtacCAGAAGCTAAGATTTGGAAGGAGCCATTACAGAGAGTATTGAGCTGAGATTCAACTCTCTCCATGAAATCAGCAGCTTCTTGAATAGGCTTTGTCAGCTCCTCTCTATACTTCACCAACATCCTATAGTAACCTTCCTGTTTCCAATTCAAAGATTCCAAATAATTAATCTTCAATATATCCTTCTTCATAAACTTCAAATAACAACTAATCCATTCACCATGAACTGATCAAGTTCTGGATCACTACAACCCCCACTCGCCGCCATTGAACACCGCCGCCGCTCCTCAAACTCCTCCCCTACCGACCCAAGCTCCGCCGCCACCTCCGCCGGAGCTCccacctgaaaaaaaaaaaaaaaaacctcccTTTAATTAGCTCATctcataatttcaaaattttaaagtgaCCCAAGTCAACCTTTTTGCAATCCAAGAAAGCTTGGAGGAGATTAGAGAATTGAGAGTGGGAGATGATTTTGGCCTTCATGATATCAATATCCTTACTACTCCCACCGCTACTTATTTGAAAATCATGAACTTGTTGGtgttgttgttgatgatgatgataatgaaaattaggGTTGTACTGATCTTCcattaaaacaacaaaaataactgagtaacagaagagagagaaaggaaaatgaaattattacaAAACCCTAAAGTGGGGGAATAATTAAACAGTGAAGTAATGGGAAAAAGCTAGCAGTCAATTTCCAAAGAACAGAGCCAAaaagattgttttttttttttaatttttgaaatgggtttttgattttaaaagatgggtttttatcaaaatttagttttgaagGGAACTGAACTGAAACGAGCTGATTTCGGAAATTTCTAGGTTGTTTTTTTTGCCTACTATGGGGTAGCTAGAGAGAGACATGGACGACGGCGaggcgacggcgacggcgacgtCTCCGGCGACTTAGGTGCTGGACAAgacgttttctttttttcctttgaataatatataaaaagtgtGATGATGTTGAAAGATTGGACACCTCTTAATGTATGTgtatggatggatggatgtatgtagatgcatgcatgcatgccTCCTCTCTATAATTGCTAAccaaaatggatttttttttaagattattacattaaaattCACTAATATTGGAGAGAAATTTCATGACGTGAAATACGAAAATCAGTGAGAGAACGACAAAAGCATAGATAGCTTTCTGGGTCCCTACTAATGTCGGGGTATGGTGTGAAGCACTCTACTTGAAGTGTACGGTTGCTAGTccaaaactcaaaagaatCGATAGGGTCAGCACCTATTGGTACAAAAATACTTTATACGGTATACTGCAAAACTAATTATTAGATTCTTTCCCTGGTAAATCAATCAATCTTTGagtaaaatttatgataacGATTGGCCAACCAAGATTATGTTCGTAAAACATGCCCTAAAAGATTTGGATAACGTTTTGGTAATATGGTTCTTTATGCAAATTGAATGGATATGGTTTGGGTTTTATATGGACTTTATCTCATCATCTTTCTATCTTTTATTCTTCTCATCCCTTGGTATTGCTAAGAAGAAAAGGTACAAATTTGAAGGGTAAacagtgaaaagaaaagggcaaATTGATGGAAGGGGGAGGAAAAGGCTGAATTTCTTAAATGAGGGCTGCACCTAATGTTGAAAGGGACCGAAGAAACACAAAACACGGACTCCTAAGGACACGACggttaagaaatacttagaaTATTTGATAGTTACTATCTATTTCAACCATACGTAACTTTTCTTTTAGTGATTTAGTCATTTAAATTTCACTGTTGAGATGTCACAACCTAACAATGGTTGTGCCCATAAGtaagtcatcgaggacgatgaGTAGTTTTAGTGggagagaatgtcacaacctaactacgaagagagtaggttgtgaccttCACGTTGCGACAAGAGAAGCGGCGACCTTCAATTGGCGCCCATCTGACCGCACGAGGGCTTAGACGAGTGCCATGATGCGAACGAGGAGAACTGTGCATCATTTAACACACCACACGAAGTGGGCATTGAAGACAAGTTGAGACATAAGCAAGATAGAGACATCGAATAGACAAGAGGGACAAAGATAGACTTGTTGAAGGCCCGAATAGGTATTTAACTTGGAATAATTCTATAACCTTCTAATAATTTTCTGAGGGAACATGAATGTGAGGACAAAGTTCTCTAGACCTAGCCTTTGACTAGTGTATACTCACGTTGTCTGTATATCATAAAAGGAAGGGAGTGCACATAATATCATGGTGTACATAATACAGTATAATCACATCATAGTGCACGCATTCCTACTAATCATGCGTTTGTTCTTCAATTACGAACAAGAATAAGCACATCGAAGACCATTCATTATTCACTCTCTATTGTTTTGTCTAATCAAATAACTTTGGAATCCTTTCCCCTTTATTCacaccttttatttttcttttttctttttcaaatatcaagctcatatttattttataaataaataatataaataatttcaaatgatGTGACAAcaagaataatatatttaattgcAATCCAGTAATCCTTTCCCGGGAGGTGTAGTATATTTTAAGGGTTGGGTTATTCACTCATTAAAGTGGTACGTGAGATGAGTTCAGAATGATAGAGACAGTCCGTTCATATTGAATGTGAACATTGTATTTTAACCCAAATTATACCAACCGATCCGTGGGTACAGGGACGACTTTCCCGTCTCCCTCCTCACGAAATTTCTCACTTATTTTTATAGAGATCAAGGTGGAGAATACCCATAAAAAATGTTCAGGGATTAGGTTCCCGACAGATAattttttccaatttattattattttaaaaaaatagttttcattttttcaatataatttttattagaaaaaatggtaaaacataaataaaaattacaattagagtctcaaaattaactatttatttatttaacaccgtcaaaaacatatattaaaaatatatttatattaaacgGGGCAGAATGGGGAATTGGACAGAAACAGAGAATATAATCTCGTCTCCAGTCCTATTTATCTAATGGATAAACAATGTTTCCGCTCCTTTTCCACGAGGTTGAGTCTCACACATAAATTGAACCTTCTAACGATGAAAATTTATACCAAATAATAACTACGATAATGATCGTGTAacaaaattaggttaaataaTTGGAGTATAGACGAGGCAGCTTTATATAGATGGAGCAAGCATGAGGTTGGTGTTGGTGTCATGTCAAATAAAAACACCAAattagtttcaaaatataaataactgtttattaattattataatattaacaatATTATGTAACACCTGCGTCACTTAATTCCTCCTcccattttccatttattaattaatatttaactttatttcaaaaatattgtcGTTTATAATATTAcatattatgttttataattacactttaacttttttaaataaaaaaaaaaacatttatttattatgtttaaaaatttcCGTATTTGATGTTTGCATCagaaatattaacaaaatttcgtattaaatatgatatttatctatttataatcaaataaattacggaaatataaaagaagtaataaataaaaaaatatttatctaaatatttaatttatactaaaatattaaatatgatatatatagtaaattagaGACGAGCAGAGATGTGATGTCTGATGTGATTGTGATGTGATGTCTGATGTGATGTGAGCTCCTCTGGCCCCATCCATACTTCTACTTAAATTCAGTTTTGTTGAAATGGGGCTATAAAATTTTGGACGTGAACTCTTGGTTGGGCCGTTGGGCTGCTCAACTGACGCCCTTCATcctaacccaatccaacccaacttaaCCCAAAATTGTTTCACAAACTAAGCcagaagatattgtccacgatccgttacgtatcatagAATGCGTCTTATAGGTataggttttcatacccttataagaaatgtttcgttcctctctcctatcgatgtgagatctcacaatccaccctcttggaaGTTCAgtgttctcgctagcacacgcCTGAtatctagctctaataccatttataaccacttaagcctaccgctagcatatatcgTTCATTTTGCcttattacgtatcgtcgtcagcatCACAGTTTTAAACTCGTTTgatatggagaggtttccacactcctataaaaaatgtttcgtttccctctccaatcgatgtgagatctcacatcaatcatacaatatacttcaatgaaaatgtgaagaaaatattgttgaaattatcaaaagatatttcaattcatgccacattgaagaaaatgaaatttcatgttataaacaatttagagtaatctaaagttatttatttcattaatatattttaagactttttatttactttaggtttaggttacaattacataatggttaattatgaccgttaagtatgaatgttacaactcttgg is a window from the Cucurbita pepo subsp. pepo cultivar mu-cu-16 chromosome LG07, ASM280686v2, whole genome shotgun sequence genome containing:
- the LOC111798143 gene encoding homeobox protein knotted-1-like 2 isoform X2; amino-acid sequence: MEDQYNPNFHYHHHQQQHQQVHDFQISSGGSSKDIDIMKAKIISHSQFSNLLQAFLDCKKVGAPAEVAAELGSVGEEFEERRRCSMAASGGCSDPELDQFMEGYYRMLVKYREELTKPIQEAADFMERVESQLNTLCNGSFQILASATENRDGMGSSEEELEKGGDGGRDATEQIDPRADERELKNHLLKKYSGYLSTLKQELSKKKKKGKLPKDARQELLRWWEVHSKWPYPSEAEKLALAESTGLDQKQINNWFINQRKRHWKPSEDVQLMGMEGFYHPNTAAAAAAFYFDGHYMGDAHYRLGP
- the LOC111798143 gene encoding homeobox protein knotted-1-like 2 isoform X1, whose protein sequence is MEDQYNPNFHYHHHQQQHQQVHDFQISSGGSSKDIDIMKAKIISHSQFSNLLQAFLDCKKVGAPAEVAAELGSVGEEFEERRRCSMAASGGCSDPELDQFMEGYYRMLVKYREELTKPIQEAADFMERVESQLNTLCNGSFQILASDAATENRDGMGSSEEELEKGGDGGRDATEQIDPRADERELKNHLLKKYSGYLSTLKQELSKKKKKGKLPKDARQELLRWWEVHSKWPYPSEAEKLALAESTGLDQKQINNWFINQRKRHWKPSEDVQLMGMEGFYHPNTAAAAAAFYFDGHYMGDAHYRLGP